The sequence below is a genomic window from Vibrio spartinae.
CGGTGTCATTGCGCTCTGCTTTTATAAGAGAAGACCGAGAGCGTTGACGGCATTAATCATCTCTATGATGATCATTGATACATTTCTGGTGGGGACGTTGTTTGGTATTGATAAGGTCAAGCAGCGTATCGAAGCCACTTCCATTGAAACGGAGACTCGCGATCAGGCAGTGCAGTGGAGTCTGGATATTATTCGGGATTATCCGTTGACTGGCACGGGATTAGGGAGCTTTTATTCCACCTTTCCTCACTACACACACTACAATATCGGCTATTACAACTATGCCCATAATGACTATGTTCAATTCGCTGCAGAGGCAGGAATCCCGGCAGTTGTACTTCTCAGTTTACCGATACTGGTCGCACTGTGGTTTTGTTTCAACGTGATCAGAACCAGACATAGCAAGACGTTGAAAGGAACCGCATTAGGATGCCTGATGGGGATTTTGGCGATGATAGCGCAGATTAGTGTCGATTTTCATCTCCAGGCGCCCGCGAATGCGGTGACATTTATTTTGATGCTCGTGTTGTCTGGCTGTGTGAGACAGATTCAAGTCCGTTCGGACAATCATCAGCTTTCGGTTGAAAAGCTTTCAGTTGATAAGTTTTCAGTTGAAAAACTTTCCGTTGAAAAACTGACTGTGTGAACGTCATCGTTTTATTTGATGGCGGTGAATTTAGCTGAGAACTTGTTTTATTTATAAGAATGATACGATAAATATTTTTATTTATTTAGCGCTGAACAAGAACTTTCATGAAATTGACGTCTGCGCGCTCAATCTATGGATTAATCCTGCAAGTCGTTCAGAATACGATAAATATTACGCCTGACCTGTGGCGTAAATCGTTTTTCTGAGATTGCTCGTAGGCGTGAGAGGGCGTCAGTACGATTAAAATATCGGGGAATAAAATGAAAAAAACATTAATTGCTTTAGCAGTGGTCAGCAGCGCTTCGGTAGCTCATGCTGCGGAAATATATTCACTGGATGGTGTCACCGTTAATTTATCCGGTGAAGTCGATGTGCAGTATTATAAATCTCAGGATGAAAGTCAGCATTCTGAATGGAATGTGAACGAAGCGAAGTTTGGCTTTGATATGACTTATGAGATGACTGAGGATCTGGTGGTTGGCTCACATATGGATGTTGATGCCAATGATGAAGAAGACAACAGTTCGGTCAGACGCGGTGATGTGTATGGCAAGATCATCTACCTTCAGTCACACACGATTAGTTTTGGTGCGCAACCGACTATTCTGGATGACTCCGGTATCGGGGATGACTATGAGTTTGGTTTTACTTCCTTCGTTGAAAGTGCGAAAAATGAAGGGGATCAGGTCATTAAATATAAATATGACGGCGGCGAAATGTTTTATGGCGGGCTGGCATATTTAGAGAATAAGAATAATACCAGTACGCCGGGCAGTAACGATGATTATCAGCTCGACGGCAATTTAGGTGCAAGAGTAGAAGATTTTGACTTTACCATTTTCCTTGCACGTGCCCAGAAAAATAAGATTGATATCAGTACCTACGATCTGGAAGTCCGTTATCTGTATGGTGACTGGCAGTTTGCCACAACATACGGTATCTCTTCGACGGAACAGGAAAGTGCATCGGATCGGGATAAATCAACGTATGGTCTGACGGTGAGCTATAGCGATGGAGGCCGGTTGGAGTATGCTGCCGGGTGGGCGGTTGTCGAGACGGATCATAGCATCAGTAATGCTGTGCCAAACGGTGATGTCAATGATTTCTATATCAATGTGACTTATGCTTTGTCAAATGATGTCGCGCTCTATGCCGAAGTTGGTTTGACGGATGAAAATGATCAAGAAACGGGTTATGTCATCGGTATGGATACGACGTTCTGATGTCGTCGGTGCGGCGGCTTGATTGGTCGAGCTGCCGCAGATTCATGAATGCATAAACAAACATCATTTAAGGGAATCATTTTGAAACGCACTCTATCTATTTTAGGCGTGTTCGCCGGGAGTTTTTCTTGCCTAACACTTGCAGCAGAGTTGACCTTACCGAGGAGTGTCGAGTTATTGGCTCTTGATGGTCAGAAAGTTGAGCATACCGAGGTGCTTGAGCTGCCGAAAGGGAAGCATCAGTTCGTATTTCGGTATGAAGAATCACTGCGTTTCGGCTCTCGTAAGAAGAAATATCAGTCAACGCCTTTAATTGTTTCAATCCCATTTTCTGAGTCGGCGCAGGTGGCGTTACGCCATTCTCATCTTCGTGACTATTCAGCGGCAGCGTCAGCATTTAAGAATGGAACCGTCGCATGGCAACTCGTCGATCCGCAAGGCAAGTTCACAGATCTTCAGCCGGTTGAATTGCCCGGTAATCCCGGCTTTCTGCCTTATCAGGATATTGAAGCTGCTATTGGACGCTATAATCGCCAGCATGGGATACCACTGTCATCTGGCGGCACGTCGGTGCGAGCCGAGCAGGTACCTGCGACAACCAAACCACAACAACCGATGAATTCCCGCCAAGCCGTTATTCCTGAGTCAACAGATGCTCAATATTCAGGTGATTTTGTGCCCCAGATTCAGGCTTGGTATTTACAAGCGACGGATGCAGAACGGAAAGCCTTGCTTAAATGGATGATTGAGCAGCAATAACAGTATGAAGAGAGGCCTCATGTTTGAAAACATTCTCGTGATTTGTGCTGGGAATATCTGCCGTTCTCCTTATGCCGCCGGGCGACTTCAACGTCTTATGCCATCTCATACGGTGCACTCTGCCGGATTACTCACCGAGAAAAGCGGGCTTGTCGGTGCTTCGGCATCTCCCGAGGGGCAAGCCATCGCCCGCTCATTGGGGATCGATCTGACGGATCATCAGGCTCAGCAAATTAACCCGGCGATGGTCGATGCTTGTGACTTAATTTTAGCAATGAACCAGAATCAGATTGATATGCTGAGCCGAATGTTTCCGAAAGCACGCCATAAAACGATGCTTTTCGGTCATTGGATCGGTATTAGTCAGATTGACGATCCTTATCAAAAATCCTCCGCAATTTTTCAACAAGTTTATGCTGTTCTTGATCGGGCTGCGAAAGCTTGGTCCGATAAGATCGGTCAGTAAACGATCTCCCTCCTAACGACACAGATTGATTATTTTTTAGTCTACTTGGTCAGTCTGTGCCATATTTATAAACATGTATCATAATAAAATCCCTCTACCTTTTGTCATGTATCCCAAAATAACAAGGTTAAACATACACATACAGCAACCTTACTTTTCTCTGTTATTTCAAATTGTTTTGCCATGCATGATCGCGCCTGATAAATGAACGAAGTTACTTATTGAAATTAAATGGATTTGTCTTGGTGTTTTTATTCAGTCATTTTCGCTGAAACGACACCTGAGGTAACTTGGGGATTTCCCCTTAGTTCATGATAAATAAAATCGCCTGTTTAATAATGAGGAGAGAGAAATATGAAGTTAGTTAGGTGGCTTTTATCTTCACATCACCGATTACTCGGTGGTTTGTTCATGGTGTGTTTGTCCGTGGTTGCGGCCATGGCTCAGGTCAGTGAGGCCGACTCAACGAATCTGCCCACGCCTAAACTACTGGAAAGTTTCGATTCGATGGCGGGATGGTCCGTCAATCGCGGGGGCGTTTTCCGACAGGTCTGTCCGGTGACGGAAGGTCAGGGAGCTATGGCAGTGCTGGGCAAGGGGGAAGAACTATCCCATGCCATTGCCCAGAAGGTATTACCGGAGTCGATCAATTCGAATGATATGGGCGTGATTACTTTTGCTGTGCGTAAGGTATTACCTCGCGTGACGAGCAATCTGAATGTCAGGTTTAGCACGGCTGGTGGTTCGTACACCGGTGTGAATTATAATCTCAATGTGGCCAACCTGAACTCGAATGCACCGTTGAAAACGTATTGGGTTGCATTTCACCAATCTGAAGATCCATTGTTGGCACAATCGGTTGATGTGACAAAAGTTCGGGTCAGTTCGCCGTCTCGCAATCCCCCTTATATGATCAACAATACCATTGATTCACTTTATGCCAATGCGAAAGGTCAACCCACGGTCGTGATCGGGTTTGATGATGGGGAAGATACGATAGAAAGCATTGCCCATCCCTATATGGCCCAGTATGGGTTGGTCGGCACTGTCTATGTTCCGACGCAGCAGGTTGGTTGGGTGAATCGACTGACTTGGGAGCAAATTTCGATACTGTCGGACGCCGGCTGGGCGATTAGTGTGGATGGTTCACCGGATGATACACCGATGACTGATGCCGCAGATGTTGACACGGCGGTTACCAATGCGATTTCCGCGTGGGATGAATTGAAACAGCATGGGCTTGATTCTGAAGCGATGTTTCATCTCTGCTATCCCGGAGGGAAATTTTTCGATACATCCGTTCGACCGATTCAGGTGACATCGATGATGTCGGATGGTTCAAACGTGGTGACGTTGGATGATAATTATCCGATCCATGTCGGGATGCGCGTCTATGGCTCGAATATTCCCAAGAATACCTATGTGATTAACGGCGGTGGGGAGTCCGTTGCTGCGGTCACTTTGTCTCAAAAAATTCCGCCACAAAATTTACCGGTCATGTTTAATGATGAATCCGGGGCGTTTTATTTAGATAAACTTCCGGCAGCGTTACATAAAGCAGGATTTAAATCAGGACGCATTACCGTCGGCGGCGATATGTATACCCGGTTTGGTTTTGGTGGCAGAGAGATGACGACCATTGGTCAAGGTGTCTCTTACATGACATTTAACCAGTTTTCTCCATTGCTCGAACAAGTCATTTTGCGCGGCACCACGATGGAAACTTATTTTCATCGGATTGTACCTGATCCGGAGGAAGGCTGGACGCCGGATACACCGAATCCGGGGATCGACGTTTATGAGTCATTTTTCAAAGCTTATATTGATGCCGTTGCTGAAAAGGTTCAGGCCGGAGAGCTGGTCGTGCTGACCAAACCACAGTGGTATGAGCGGGATATTGATAAAACGGTTCCCGAATGATAATTGAGGCGGAAGTCCACGGCTTCGCAAGATATGATTTGCGAGGATCATATCATTTTCGGAGATCGGATTGATGTCGGTCAGCATTCCCTTTTCGTGCTCACCAAATGGTGACAAAGCCGTCGCGGAAAGGGAATGGCTGGTTGCTGCCCATTCAGTACCGAATGGGTTGATTTGATACAAACTGCTACATTCTTTTTGGCTGAATTTCGCTACACTGGTTGCAAAAGTCGTTTTATTTTGTGGAGCCAGAAATCAATGACCCCCTTGCCGAATTACAATAAACGGATTCTTTTAGTTGAAGATGACACTGAGCTTGCTGGCCTGATCGCGGATTTTCTGTCTCGTTACGGTTTTGAAGTGATAACGGTGAACAACGGGACGGATGCCGTGAAACAAGTGGCTGATCTTCAGCCGGATTTGGTGATTCTTGATGTGATGTTACCGGGAATGAACGGCATGGAAGTCTGTCAAACGATACGCAGTTTCTAT
It includes:
- a CDS encoding low molecular weight protein-tyrosine-phosphatase, translated to MFENILVICAGNICRSPYAAGRLQRLMPSHTVHSAGLLTEKSGLVGASASPEGQAIARSLGIDLTDHQAQQINPAMVDACDLILAMNQNQIDMLSRMFPKARHKTMLFGHWIGISQIDDPYQKSSAIFQQVYAVLDRAAKAWSDKIGQ
- a CDS encoding YccT family protein, with the protein product MKRTLSILGVFAGSFSCLTLAAELTLPRSVELLALDGQKVEHTEVLELPKGKHQFVFRYEESLRFGSRKKKYQSTPLIVSIPFSESAQVALRHSHLRDYSAAASAFKNGTVAWQLVDPQGKFTDLQPVELPGNPGFLPYQDIEAAIGRYNRQHGIPLSSGGTSVRAEQVPATTKPQQPMNSRQAVIPESTDAQYSGDFVPQIQAWYLQATDAERKALLKWMIEQQ
- a CDS encoding polysaccharide deacetylase family protein — translated: MKLVRWLLSSHHRLLGGLFMVCLSVVAAMAQVSEADSTNLPTPKLLESFDSMAGWSVNRGGVFRQVCPVTEGQGAMAVLGKGEELSHAIAQKVLPESINSNDMGVITFAVRKVLPRVTSNLNVRFSTAGGSYTGVNYNLNVANLNSNAPLKTYWVAFHQSEDPLLAQSVDVTKVRVSSPSRNPPYMINNTIDSLYANAKGQPTVVIGFDDGEDTIESIAHPYMAQYGLVGTVYVPTQQVGWVNRLTWEQISILSDAGWAISVDGSPDDTPMTDAADVDTAVTNAISAWDELKQHGLDSEAMFHLCYPGGKFFDTSVRPIQVTSMMSDGSNVVTLDDNYPIHVGMRVYGSNIPKNTYVINGGGESVAAVTLSQKIPPQNLPVMFNDESGAFYLDKLPAALHKAGFKSGRITVGGDMYTRFGFGGREMTTIGQGVSYMTFNQFSPLLEQVILRGTTMETYFHRIVPDPEEGWTPDTPNPGIDVYESFFKAYIDAVAEKVQAGELVVLTKPQWYERDIDKTVPE
- a CDS encoding porin, translated to MKKTLIALAVVSSASVAHAAEIYSLDGVTVNLSGEVDVQYYKSQDESQHSEWNVNEAKFGFDMTYEMTEDLVVGSHMDVDANDEEDNSSVRRGDVYGKIIYLQSHTISFGAQPTILDDSGIGDDYEFGFTSFVESAKNEGDQVIKYKYDGGEMFYGGLAYLENKNNTSTPGSNDDYQLDGNLGARVEDFDFTIFLARAQKNKIDISTYDLEVRYLYGDWQFATTYGISSTEQESASDRDKSTYGLTVSYSDGGRLEYAAGWAVVETDHSISNAVPNGDVNDFYINVTYALSNDVALYAEVGLTDENDQETGYVIGMDTTF